A window of Maniola hyperantus chromosome 17, iAphHyp1.2, whole genome shotgun sequence genomic DNA:
cacgcgCTCAATAATTTTGTGGAAAAATCGCGCGGTGAAATTTTGCAGTGCGCACTTACCTTAATACACAAAACAATAAGGAcacgaataataaaattaatagtgaATTTAATAGTTCAACACTCGCACATGTACCTAATGTTGATCGCACACCACGCCAACGCGCCGCACGCACCGAAAGAAACAAATGAAAATGGGAAGAAGTTTCAATGCAAACATACTAATTAATGGAGTGGAGTAGCAAAAAAACTCGATGTCTTTATGTTAACTACCTAAACTCAGCTTTTACATAAGTACTTTGACGTAGCGTTGAAATTGGTAcactgaaaacaaaacacgaaAGACGCGCGCCGCGGTCATGTCAAAGAAAATAAAGTTTAGTTTGCGTTGTTTTCACGGAAGACGTCGGTCGCATCTTGACTCTGCCACTGTGCCTAGCgcctaaaagtaaaaaataattaatttattaaattaggtTCTTACAAAGACTTGTTCGAGcaagtttggtatttttataTAACATAGCAAGGGATAgtgatatcatttttttttaacttaaaactaacactgcgagggttccaaacgtgccctgCTCAGAAAAGCCGACAACAAACTccgccgggtattctttttgaATATTCACACTGAATATACGGCGCATGATGGTGGCTTTTTGCCGCCATCGACACGtaccttttttgttttttagtgTAATGTTTCAAGTTTACGTTTTCTGTGagtaaatctgtcatttaaATCCTTTTTCCGTCATTACCACAGATCTGTCGTCATTACTAATAGTCAATTTTGTCCCTTTTCGTCCATACTAAATTACAAAAGgcacagttaacgttaacttgaaagTTACACTAAATTTTCAGTACAGATAAATGCGTTGGATTCGGTGCGTGCTGATATGTGGCGTTCACCGATAAGCTTTATACTCTAGAAATACATAACAAATAAgttatatattttgtacaaaataatCATATACgcaataaataatgtaaatttttcTCGATTACGGAATCtcgaaagtacctactaattatttttaagaaaaaataatgtaatactTACACAATTCCCTCCATAATGTTTGTGTGAGAAATGGTAATAGTGAATAACCTACATTATATGTTTGGTGTTCTTTCTTGTTTAATCTGGTACCCTTGATTTTctcctaaaataaaaatttgcgtTTGTTGCTGGTATATCACAAAATATCTGCGATGAATTATTTTTATCGTAGAGTCTAGTCATTATACTACAATATTATTGTGACAGTTGTTTACCtaaattttgtcgaaatttaAGAGTAGGTATGAATTAATGAGTGTTAAATTAGTTACTAATCAAGGAGCTCATATAGCTCgctaggaaaggcattccgaaccagtggtagatgcatccgacgattcgaaagcacttgtgaaagtttacttgaataaaaaagatttcttattattattatatttaaatattttttattgttataattaaattacaaaattaacctttttaatttttaaaaaaatacaaaagctaTAAATTCAATTTGAGTAATATGGTCTGGAATTCAGATTTATTCATGGATGTATTAACCATTTTGAAAGGTTATTTTAACCACTACAAtagcaaaacaaaaaaattaaatacattgTTACCCACTAAAATATGAAAGCACAGAGAAAATAGCATCTTCAAATGTCAAGTGCTTGTCGACAGATCGCAGCCAATCCCCGACGACTCGTCAGGCAAGTCGGGTGCCAAGTTCTACCAGAGCTATGACCGGCTCTTCATCCTCAAGACTCTAACTTCCGAGGAGGTGGAGAGGATGCACTCCTTCCTTAAGCATTACCATCCGGTGAGCTTTATTGTTTGACTAGATTATTTGTACACGACAGCTCCAGATGGCACCCGCAGGTCACCTGCGCcatctcgcaccgggttagcgaggctgtgcgggtgttcggggcgtccccaccccgattgctatctcaacctgtcgcgtactatatttgaATTGTTACAAATCCTGACTTTAATTTgtgtttctctacgtgattaaattAATGAGGAGATCCGAAGGAGAATAAGAACAACCGACATCGCAAATAACTGACAATGAGCAGAGCTGGACATAGGTAATTCAAAAAACTGATACACGTTAGGATCCTATGGtgttagaatggcgacctcttaCAAATACGTAGTAAATACAATATTTGTTTTTAGACCTGATGTTATACCTTTAGGTGATTCGTAATATTTCAGGTGATTACGATTTTATCTTGAtgcgattatttatttaacagaaAAGCGACATAAATGATTCAGTGTTTTCAGAAATCGATTTATCTACATAAATAATTGATGAGTTTTATCCTTCCGAATCTAGAAACATTGTCGAATATCTAATCAATATGCATGATACAGGCGATAATTTGGTAGTATTTTATTGTGATGTATTTGTTTAGTTTTCCATATAATAACACtaactgatgcctgcgacttcgtcgatGTAGGTTTTCCcgtgtaaaaatcccgtggggactgaGTACTTTTAAACAAAATTCATGTCAAAAATAGGTCTATCTGTTGCTTTGCTGCgctgcagcgtgattgaaggacaaaccaacaaacaaacacactttcgcgtttataagtAGTAGTGATAGCGGTGATAGCCTCGTGATTAATTTCGGGTGGTCCAGGGGTtttccgggcacgcatctctaacttatcggagctatgtgcgttttaaactattttgaatatctctagctttaacggtaaaagaaaacatcgtatctccgtcttccaatccgcacttgaccagaaTCCTTTCCTAATCTGAAGAGAGACCcgagctcagtagtgggctggttatgggttgatgacgatgatggtaATAACAAAGAATGACGCatacattatacataatatatgatatatatatctatgacgaaataatttatttaaatcttcAACTAAACACTCGATTTATTACTTTGCGAACTTCGGAGGTAAGAGAGGAAaggtatttttttgtcattttccTTTTCATAGCGTAAATAGTACGTAAGTCCACAACGTACTGGACGCCTGTCGCGTGCCGGCGCCTAGCCGGTGCGACTAGATTAAGGTACGTCTTGCAAGCAAGACCCTCGATTGCGGTACAAtcacagctacaatgtcacgatcgcaatcacctctgattggtggACGCTCGCTCTctcgctattggctacaatgccttgttgcaacaagaatcgcacaaattcagccattcacaacaattgagattgtaataatgatcgaacgaaatcgacctacatgTTTCATTTTCCGTAATGTTTGgtgttaaataataaatgtttccACTTGTTCACAGTACATAGTGGAACGGCACGGCAAGACGCTTCTGCCGCAATACCTCGGCATGTACCGCCTCACTGTGGACGGTATCGAGCACTACCTCGTTGCTACCAGAAACGTCTTTTCCAACCACCTCAATATACACAAGTAAGTTAGCGAACAAGTCACAGTACATAGTGGAGCGGCACGGCAAGACGCTTCTGCCGCAATACCTCGGCATGTACCGCCTCACCGTGGACGGTATCGAGCACTACCTCGTTGCTACCAGAAACGTCTTTTCCAACCACCTCAATATACACAAGTAAGTTAGCGAACAAGTCACAGTACATAGTGGAGCGGCACGGCAAGACGCTTCTGCCGCAATACCTCGGCATGTACCGCCTCACCGTGGACGGTATCGAGCACTACCTCGTTGCTACCAGAAACGTCTTTTCCAACCACCTCAATATACACAAGTAAGTTAGCGAACAAGTCACAGTACATAGTGGAGCGGCACGGCAAGACGCTTCTGCCGCAATACCTCGGCATGTACCGCCTCACCGTGGACGGTATCGAGCACTACCTCGTTGCTACCAGAAACGTCTTTTCCAACCACCTCAATATACACAAGTAAGTTAGCGAACAAGTCACAGTACATAGTGGAGCGGCACGGCAAGACGCTTCTGCCGCAATACCTCGGCATGTACCGCCTCACCGTGGACGGTATCGAGCACTACCTCGTTGCTACCAGAAACGTCTTTTCCAACCACCTCAATATACACAAGTAAGTTAGCGAACAAGTCACAGTACATAGTGGAGCGGCACGGCAAGACGCTTCTGCCGCAATACCTCGGCATGTACCGCCTCACTGTGGACGGTATCGAGCACTACCTCGTTGCTACCAGAAACGTCTTTTCCAACCACCTCAATATACACAAGTAAGTTAGCGAACAAGTCACAGTACATAGTGGAGCGGCACGGCAAGACGCTTCTGCCGCAATACCTCGGCATGTACCGCCTCACCGTGGACGGTATCGAGCACTACCTCGTTGCTACCAGAAACGTCTTTTCCAACCACCTCAATATACACAAGTAAGTTAGCGAACAAGTCACAGTACATAGTGGAGCGGCACGGCAAGACGCTTCTGCCGCAATACCTCGGCATGTACCGCCTCACCGTGGACGGTATCGAGCACTACCTCGTTGCTACCAGAAACGTCTTTTCCAACCACCTCAATATACACAAGTAAGCTAGCGAACAAGTCACAGTACATAGTGGAGCGGCACGGCAAGACGCTTCTGCCGCAATACCTCGGCATGTACCGCCTCACCGTGGACGGTATCGAGCACTACCTCGTTGCTACCAGAAACGTCTTTTCCAACCACCTCAATATACACAAGTAAGTTAGCGAACAAGTCACAGTACATAGTGGAGCGGCACGGCAAGACGCTTCTGCCGCAATACCTCGGCATGTACCGCCTCACCGTGGACGGTATCGAGCACTACCTCGTTGCTACCAGAAACGTCTTTTCCAACCACCTCAATATACACAAGTAAGTTAGCGAACAAGTCACAGTACATAGTGGAGCGGCACGGCAAGACGCTTCTGCCGCAATACCTCGGCATGTACCGCCTCACCGTGGACGGTATCGAGCACTACCTCGTTGCTACCAGAAACGTCTTTTCCAACCACCTCAATATACACAAGTAAGTTAGCGAACAAGTCACAGTACATAGTGGAGCGGCACGGCAAGACGCTTCTGCCGCAATACCTCGGCATGTACCGCCTCACCGTGGACGGTATCGAGCACTACCTCGTTGCTACCAGAAACGTCTTTTCCAACCACCTCAATATACACAAGTAAGCTACCTAGCTAAcgagtcgtaattaaaaaaaatatgacttcTTTTccaaaactaaaaagtaaagtttttcacatttaaaaatggcgccatacagccgccatattgaatgtaaaaaaaattagccaGTTTCTATGATGATtcatgatattttatttatttccacgaAACGGTACACTTAGATATAGTAACACGTGCGCTTTGCATCTAGTGTGCGAACCAATTGAATCtattctttttttagggttccgtacctcaaaaggaaaaacggaacccttataggatcactttgttgtctgtctgtctgtcagtcaagaaacctacagggtacttcccgttgacctagaatcatgaaatttggcaggtaggtgggtcttatagctggctttagggggaaaatctgaacaccgtgaatttgtggtcacatcacacaaaaataaataaattgtggtcataaactaataattagtattttcaattttcgaagtaagataactatatcaagtggggtatcatatgaaagggcttcacttgaacattctaaaacagatttttatttatttttaggtacttataatagtttttgatttatcatgcaaaatgtcaataaaatacgattgtattacggaaccctcagtgcgcgagtctgactcgcacttggccggttttttttattcattataggtaaacgcttgtttataatcacacctgatggaaagtgatgaggaggcctaagatgggacgcgtttacctagaagattgtcttgttttaaagatacccgggttgtaattggttcTTACTTTTCACTAGcctttaatgtaattttttcacCAGAAAATACGACCTAAAAGGGTCTACGGTGGACAGGGAGGCTTCGGAGAAGGAGCTTGAAAAGGAACTGCCCACTTTGAAGGACAACGACTTTATCAAGCAGGGGGTGCGGATCGACATTGGCGATGCCGCCAAAGAGAAGTTGCTGGAAACTCTTACTGCTGATGTTGATGTAAGTATTCTTTATAAACCATACATAATACCACAGTTCACAACTGTTAAGGTTTGATTCCGTACcccgctgcacgcagcagcgctgccgcaacagtgctgttaccagctgtcacagtcctgtcgcggcgcTACTGGTCctcatacaatctctataagcttatatgacattacattccgagctaggcagcaatgttccgctacattgctgccgcgacattgctgtgtagctcggaatgtaatgtcatataagcttatagagattgtatggggaccagtagcgccgcgacaggactgtgacagctggtgacagcactgatgcggcagcgctgctgcgtgcagcgtggttcggaatcatacctgtagggaacttctaacaaaacgtcgaggcttcgacgtcactggcaggtgtcaaatgTTAAAACATTCGACGCAGGTAGCCCTtcatccttactaatattataaatgcgaaagtgtgtctgtctgctagcctttcacggcctatccgttcaaccgattttgatgaaaataatattagtatggatggaatacccaactttggaactcacttcctgaaaatgtcagagagaactgccactcagtacactcattcaaatacagagtgaagcagtataACCTATCATTacaatagagtattttatatattatatgtatttttcatatattatgtatataattatttattataagtatcattattgtatataagttgatttgggtatttattataagatgtttatgtagtttattagattctagtaccgtagacctattccacttcttgatacgccttactcacaaccttgaatgggaagctggaagaaatctctgtttagagataagcatttccaatgtaacttaatttattattactttgtaactacaattttggtacatgaaaaataaaaataaaataaaataaataaataaataatggaaatcactcacgatagtttaaacgctaaaatagtaaTTTATAGTTGAATATTCGATTACAGTTCCTAACAAAACTACACCTGATGGACTACTCGCTATTGCTGGGCGTGCACGAGTGCGGGCGAGGCGAGGCTGAGGCGGAGGCGGCGAGGCAGCGCGAGGCCGAGGCGGACAGCGAGGCGGACACCGAGTCTGATAGCGACACCGACAACCGCCATGGCGACAGGTCACTATCATCATACAGCTCCTAATAGATTTTATacagacattatttttattgaacctAATTATACAATTCAATAATCAAGCACTTACATTTTGTTTTTGGTCGAAGCGACTTAACTTATGTCCGATTTTGTATGACTAGGAAcgcattttatcatatttttacatgactgcccaaaaaaagggtttgggtgtgtatgtatgtgaatTTCTTTATTCTACCACTAGCTTATCCTAAAtcttaaacccctatttcaccatcttggggggttgaattttcatctatctgcatgccaaatttcagcccgatccgtccagcagtttgagctgtatgttgatagatcagtcagtcagtcaccttttccttttatatatttacataacttctaaatgcctgaataaGGAGTGATCtggagtgacactggctataatttttttttaaattattacttgtaTCCAAGCTTTTCAATGGTGTTTTGTATATAGATGGGGCTACAACACGCCGCCGGACAGCCCGCGGGGGCTGGGCCGGCAGTCGTCGCTGCGGTACGAAGGCATCATCCCTGAGCTGGACATCTACGCCATCCCCAGCCACGACGGTGAGTTTCCAtctccatactaatccatactaatactataaatccgaaagtgtgtctgtctgtctgctagcctttcacggcccatccgttcaaccgattttgacgaaatttggtacagatatacgtcatagcttgcatcccagggaaggacataggctacttttcgtcccggaaaatcaaagagctcccacgggatttttaaaaacctaaatccacgcagacgaagtggcgggcatcatctagtattattataaatgcgaaagtgtttgtctgtGTGATAGCTTCTCACGGAtgaacagtttaaccgattttgatgaaatttggtacagcattaccttacatcccggggaaggacataggcttttaggACATAggcgagatttaaaaaaaaacttaaatccacgcggacgaatcccgtgggaaccctttgatttcccggataaaaagtacctagcctatgtccgtGGTAGtgatatcttcttctaaatatataaaaggaaaaggtgactgactgactgactgactgactgactgactgactgactgatctatcaacgcacagcttaaactactggacggatcgggctgaaatttggcatgcagatagctattatgacgtaggcatccgctaagaaaggatttttgaaatttcaactgtgaaataggggtttgaaatttgtgtagtccacgcggacgaagtcgcgagcataagctagttatgtaatataattaatgattatgatcattatttatattaatatatctTATTTTGCAGGTGCTCCCAAGAAAGAGATATATTTCGTCGCGCTTATCGACGTTTTGACGCACTATGGAGTTAAAAAACAGGTATGCCATAACATATCTCGTATATTATACATAGTGTTATTTGAAAAACTGGCCCCTATTATTATaccacctaaacacaatccaataccaataaccatttgtcgtcttatacttgtagtttttgtgatttagtatttttaaaacccgcaatgtatacctagcgtgcaaaacttggggtCATTGCCCCTGCCTACGACAGGGTATTGGGTACAGGGTAATCCCAAAACacaacgtgcgtcgagtgtgttttgggatttgtgtggtgctgcgtggtggtggtgcgtattgcttgccgagtggctgcttttcctgcatggttagcagtgggagggcgatTCGACAGATttgacttgtttcagcggattgcagcaaattaagtttttggtgtattgcatattaaaatccaacaaagatttacaaagttacaggcattttaatattggagtgggagggtcttctactATCCCTTtgtcgcaaaacgaaaatttgtatgaaaccgcacgaagctactatggcaatagtaaggtgtgacgtcaaaatgctgtatcgctatctctgtctaatcataaatatttaaatgcttataaattttttgttatttgatcaatttaattagtttttcagtttatgtcattatttttatcccagtccatactaatattataaatgcgaaagtgtgtctgtctgtctgtccgtctgctcgtctgctagcttttcacggcccatccgtttaaccgattttggtgaaatttggtatagagatagcttgcaccccagggaaggacataggctacttttgatcccggaaaatcaaagagttcccacgggattttttaaacctaaatccacgcggacgaagtcgcgggtatcatttagtttataataaagtaataaaaaaatttggagtcaaatacccaatttaataataacttgCAGGCAGCAAAAGCAGCTAAGACGGTAAAGTACGGCAGCAACGTGGACGGGATTTCAACCTGCGACCCAGAGCAGTACGGCAAGCGGTTCATAGAATTCGTGGCTAAAGCCATCGAGAGCAACTAAATCTACCTCAACGTGGCCCGGCGGGTGAGAGGTACACTCTGATCGCTTAGACATGTCCAATTTTGATATGACCACCAACCGGAATATATGCAAGTCAAGAAATTACTCTTTTAGTACACACCTGTGTGAGAGGTATACTTTCATTGTTTTGTTATGTCCAACTAGTGACTACCAGCCGGAATATTAAAGTCAAGAAATTGCTCTTTTAGTACACACCTGTGTGAGAGGTATACTTTTATTGTTTAGATATATCCAACTTTGGATATAACTAGTGACTACCAGCCGGGATGAATATTAAAGTCAAGAAATTGCTGTTTTAGTGCACACTTATTATTGTCCGAGAGGAATACTTTTAATGTAACCGGAATATCAAAGATAAGAAATTGCCATTTTAATGCACACTATACAGTTACACACCCATTTTATGAGAGGTATACTTTAATTATTTAGATATGTCCAAACATTGAGTAACAATATGATATCAGCTAATCAAAAGATCAAGAATAAGTTGCTTTTTTAGTGCATTTTCTTGTGTGCAAATGTATACTCCGAGTTTAGAAATGGCAAACTTTGTAAAAACAATACGACCTCGAAACAAAatgttacggcgattacgcactgcacttccgtcatccgagttctatccgtcatccgtgagaataccagcgattattaTCTACaagtcataagctcccatacaaaacaaaaaggaacgtggaacgtgagtgcgtaaccgccctaacTCTGCAGTGCATATAACTTGCGCAAGTAACTTGCTTGGGCTATATTACCTACACCTTTTGTTGTGTGTAGTTCACAACTTTGGAAAATAATTCGACCACCATAACTATTATTGTCTCTGTAAGACACTTTATACGGCATTTTGTGAACAAGATATTTCCTTTggtaggatattttttttaaataaataaaacgtttattttcaattatcttgttacacacatacatggatttgatcttgaacaatttgcgtgcttgttggcGTAAGCATATACAAttttacggttaaagaactttattctcactaagaattaaattcacttacatgagaaatttaacaaataaacagtaggtatcttatccacacatcactgcgattttatacaaaacaaagtgggtagaaataaaattgaacaatttgcgtgcttgttggcGTAAGcatatacaattttaaaatatgttacaagatcaagaattagctatcctagctagatttttagatctgtgtttaGGATAACCAGGATTGATCCTGGAACTGGAGAAGTTAAGAAGTGAAGCTATCAAGATTTTTGATGTTTAGGGGTTGAAAAGAGTCCTCAGTCAGGTCTTGATACCAACATCAGTTGAGCTACTAGGTTAAGTTTGGTATCATTTTCGAATGAATCGGTGATGCTGAACTCATTTATGGAGTTATATTGGCACCattcagaaaaaaaaacttgtattgACAAgcatattttaaaagaaaaatattcatACCCTACTTGGAATTTGTGAAAAAATTATTCATTTGGTTCTGTCcgtttatataaaatattttttagttaagttaataaaaaaattgacttgtttgtttgtattaaaaaaatgaaaaatccgTTAGGAAACATCTTGTCCACAAAATGCCGTATTTTGCACTTTTTCGTCCTACCTACCACTAACTGATAGTATGAGACAGCCCATTGTATGAGAGGTATACTCTAATCGTTTAGAAATGTCCAACTAACCGATAGTGCACAGTGTTTCGAACACTGGTTAACTGTAAAATGTACTTTGTTGGGCTTGTAATACTAAGCAATGTTGAATGAACGCTTTTTTCCACTAATGATTCGTTAACGCCatgtttaaaacatattttactttttttataaatgtgtgttaaatatttatttccacgtaatggattaaaaatatattggaATTTGGTGGATTTATTATAGTAACTTCTCATATTATGGTCTGTGGCACAATTGTATACGTTTTCTTACATTTATAGGCTAAGAGACAGTGTATAGATCTGTTACGGATTTCATAAATGAACATTTCTATTACTAGTACAATAGTTATGTTTAATGAATGCtactttatattattgaaaCATAGTCATATATGACTATTTTCCGGTTTTATGAAACTTTAATGTATTACGTCCATAGGAAATCTGAATCTGT
This region includes:
- the PIP4K gene encoding phosphatidylinositol 5-phosphate 4-kinase type-2 alpha, with the translated sequence MSVPNTGLSKLKKKHIRVKHQKVKLFRANEPLLSVFMWGVNHTINELSHVSIPVMLLPDDFRAYSKLKVDNHLFNKENMPSHFKVKEYCPLVFRNLRERFGIDDIDYKESLTRSQPIPDDSSGKSGAKFYQSYDRLFILKTLTSEEVERMHSFLKHYHPYIVERHGKTLLPQYLGMYRLTVDGIEHYLVATRNVFSNHLNIHKKYDLKGSTVDREASEKELEKELPTLKDNDFIKQGVRIDIGDAAKEKLLETLTADVDFLTKLHLMDYSLLLGVHECGRGEAEAEAARQREAEADSEADTESDSDTDNRHGDRWGYNTPPDSPRGLGRQSSLRYEGIIPELDIYAIPSHDGAPKKEIYFVALIDVLTHYGVKKQAAKAAKTVKYGSNVDGISTCDPEQYGKRFIEFVAKAIESN